CGCTGCTGGCCTGTCCTGGGTGCCGGGATCGGCTGGATCGCCACCGGCTCTGACGGATGAGAACACCCCTGTGCACGTTAGATATGAGGGAGTTTGCGGTGGTGGTGGGGGCAACAACTAATTTGCCAAGGAAAGCCGCTGCGACAGTGTGGGGGGAATTCACCTGTTACGGGTGTCAGTGGAGTCGTTCTGCGGCTGTTGGAACGCACCATACCTCCCTGGATTCGCCGAGGTCGCCGGAGCCCGCGCTTTGACTCCGGCGGCAGTCCCCCCCAGCATTTCTTGCCACGCTACGTTGCCGCTGGTGTTCTGCCCAATCGCGCTTGACCCTACTCGTGTAGGACGGCGCGTAGTCCGACTTGCCCTTGGTCTTGCTTTCCCACTGGACGGGCACACATCTGTACGGCCGTAGAAAAGGCTCGCTGAGGAGCGCGATCTTCTCATCGGTGGACAGTCTCGATGGCTCAGCAGATGTTGAAATCCGCGTGTCCGTGGTTCGATTCCGCGCCAGGCCACCACTTGATTCTCAGAAGCCCGTTCAAGAAATTGGACGGGCTTTTGTCATTTTGGCTTCCAGCAAAGTAGCTTGCCCGAACGTCAGGCGAACTCACTCAGCCACTGAGTCAGCTTCTTGTCTCTCTGCGGCTTGCTCACGCCTTCAAGTGCCAGCAATAGTCGCGCACATTGATCGTCTTCACAGTACAGGTAGGCGAGGGACACACCCAGTGTCTCTGCAATCAATCGCGCTGTCTTCACCGGGGGCTCATGCGTCCCCAGCTCCGAGCTTCGTGATCGCATGCATCACCCAATCACTGACGTTGTTCGGCTGGGTTCGAAGAACATCAGCGCAATCGATCACACAGCCGCTTCACAACATCCGTGACAAGTGCTCGATCATTGGGCGTCAAATCGGAAAGCCATGCGCTGATGCGCGTCGCTTGATCATCAGGAGCTGTGGAGCTTTCCACCAGTAACTCCCCAATGCTGGCCCGCAGCACTTGAGCAAGCTTTTCGAGCGTGTGCAGTGACGGTACCGTCGCTCCTCGTTCAAAGCGGCTAATTGTTTCTGGCTCAACCTCAATGCGCTCGGCCAGTTGCGCCTGAGTCCATTGCCGGGACTTTCGCAATTCTGCGATTCGTACTCCCAACAATTCTGCTAACGGCTTGCTTGTCGCCTTCTTCTTGACCATATCTGTCCATTTGGAATTCGACAGTAATGGTTGTTTCACGTTGAAGATTCAGCCAGAATCTAATTTGTTGAAATAGACATTATTTGTCATGTACTGTGACGTCCGATTTGCCAGCCTCATATGCCGCTAGGCGCGTTTGGCGGAGGCGCTGCAATGCGACCTGACATCACATGCACAGAGTCAGTACGTTCGCCTCGCTCTACCCATTCATCTGAATCTGTCCCCCGAATTGCACAGCACTGTTGCAGCACGCTTGTGCGTCGCGGTTGGCTCGGCGGGGGGCATCTTGGGCGCGTTTGCGCGAGCGAGGTCATTTCATTGATCAATCAATTCATTCATCAACCACCTGAAAGGAGTCAACGCAATGGAGTACGAATACAAGGTCATCGACGTGGCCGATGGGGCGATCAGCTCGCTCCTGCTTGGAGAGGGCCGGATCGAAACCGAAGTGCTGGAAGCCTACATCAATGCCATGGCGTCGGAGGGCTGGCGCTTGGTGTTCATGGAGAAGGTCATGCAGCGGCACCTTGTCGTTGCAGACAGGGAAACCTTGATGGTCACTTTTGAGAGGCGGGTGCCGGAATCCGAGCGTGCAGCAAGAGCAGCCAGATGCATTGACGACGTGATCCATGCGGAGGACGTTGCCAAGCGCAGGGGCCGTGGAGCTGCTATCGGGGCAGCGGGCGTGGTCGTTGGCTCTGCTGTTGCGGGGTCAGTGCTGAACAACCTACTGAGCGAGGAATAAATTGGATCTGAACACAAAGATTGCCGAGCGAAGGGCGGAGCTTCAAAGGGAACAGGCCGCTGAGATTGAACTCAGGCGCAGCGAGGAGAGAGCGCAAGCCCAACTGAGACAGGCAGAAGAAAAGGCCATTCAGGAATCAGTCCAGAAGGAGGCTGAACAACAGATTCAGGCGATCGAGAGCCGACTGCAAGGCAGCGCAACGGCTGAACAAGATGAGCCGGTAAGCCCAGCGGCCCAGAAGAAGGTCGATGCGCATATCCGCTCGCTTGCAAACAAGCGATTCACGAAAGGAGAGAACTGGACGCAGGGCTTGCTTCTGGGCGGTTGCGTCATTGGATTCTTCATCGCGTGGTGGATTGGCGTGTGCTTGCTTGTTTTGGCAGGCTACTACATCACCAAAGTCACAGAGCGTCATGAAGCCGAAATCAGAGCAGAGATAAAGAAGGGAACATAGATGAAGAGGATTTCAACTGCGATCATTTTTGTGGGCATCGCCATGCTGATCTTTGCCTTGAGCAGCGATGTGGCGCTGGATGGAATGGGAGGAAGGCGGATCACGAACTATGGACTGATGCACGACCGCTTGGTCAACACCATTCTGAGCGTGACGATGATCCTTGGCGGCTTGCTGCTGAAGATGTTCGGAGGGCCTCTGTCAGGGCCGCATTTGCAGGCCATCGATCAGTTGCCAAAGAGCGAGTACATCGCACGCTGGGCCACAACCATTTTGGTATCGGCCTGTGTTTGGACGCTGGTCGTGATGTACCTCTGGCCCACAACCTTGGTAGCGGTTACGTTGCTTGCTGTGATTGCGTGGTGCTCGTTCCTGCCGCAAGCGACCTACACCGTACTCAAAAGAGTGTGGCTCGGGGCACTGCTGCTTGCCTTGGTCATGGTGATATGGCATGGGATCGCGCTGGCCAAGCCATGGTTCAATGACTTGACATACAGATTGATCGATAAAGGTGTCACCTTGCTTGGCACAGGTGACTTGCCACCCCTGTTTGCTGCATTGCTTGGTGGCCCTTTACTGATCGCTATCGCTGGATTCACCGTGTCCATGCGCAAGGCCAGACGCAACTGACCATCTAACCCTTCATCACCCGCCCTGGAGAAATCCTCGGCGGGTTTTCTTTTTTCACCACAAGGAGTTCTATGCATGTGTACGCGGATTCAGACGCTATCTATCTGGCCCAAGCCGCAGTCAGCGGGACGGAGCTGGGTGAGTTGATTGGACGCTGCATCGAGGAGCTGGAGCCTTATGACGTCCCCGATCTGGGTTCCCTGATCAAGGTCTTGGTCGTGGAGCCTGACGACGATATGACGGCAGTCGATGGAGCGCTGGGCTTCCCGCTTCTGGATCGTCAATGTGACGTGGCACAGCGCCATCAGGATTGGTTCGAGCTGACCTTGGTGCTCAGTGATGACGGCTTTGGAGTCGTCCTCTATGTGCCGCGAAACGCTGACCCAACATTGCTGTCCTATTGCCATCGCGCCACCCGCTGAGGTGGCATTTTTTTGGACGCGATGTTTTCGCCACCTTATTTGAAACAACGGAGAACTCATGAACGACCCCATCAAACCCCTGTACACCGGCGACTGCCCATCAGTCTCTGGTCGCAGCACGCTGACCTACATCGTGGGCAAGCACGAGACCGAGAACACCTTGCACCTGCGCATTGCCGAGAACAGCGGCAAAGGAATGTGGTGCAACGAATGGGCCTCGGCTCAGGCCATTGAGGCGATTGTCAGCAAAGAGCCCAAGCTGAAAGCCAGAAGCTTCTGCGCCCTGCACCCGGGCAAGTCCATCAACACCGGAGGCTTTGTGCTGGCGGCACTGCGGGATCTGGGCTTGATCCGCAGCAGTGAGGCAAACACGCGCATTCATGAACACGTTCCGAAAGCCACTCTGGAGAACGTCGTGATGGCAAAGACCCGCCGCAAGAAGCCCAAGGAGACGATCTGACATCGAGCATTTTCGCTGCCCTGCTCACGGTCTTTGTACTGGGGCTGTGGTTCAACTGCACGCGACCCATGTCGATTGCAGCAGCCGCAAGCCTGACCTTTATGTATCCGCAACTGCTGGTGCTTGTCCTCATCGGGGCTGCACTGGTCTACCTAAGAAAGTAAACCATGAACCTTGATCATTGCATTTTTGAAGCTGCCCAACGTGTCCTTGATATGGACGGCCTGCCAGATGAGTTGTTGCCACTGGTGATCATCTCGGAAGTTGCGCCCCTGCACGGCCTCGATAGTGGTCCGCTGGCGGGCACGGGGTGGAGGTGAGGAGGGGGGCCATGGCCCGCCCCCGGTCGCTGCGCCTGCGCACAACCTGGCCCCCACTCGTGGCCCCCGCCGGGTCGGCCACCCCCCGGCCCCGCCGCCCGCCCGGTGGGGGTGCCCCCTGCAGGGTGCCGCAACATCCGCAACAGCGCCACGCCACGGCCCGGGCCCATGTCAGGCATGGAACGTTGCGGCGTTGCGGATGTTGCGGCAACTGGCGGGAGGCCCCCCGGGGGATATAGAAAAACAAGGGGGCTTGGTCCCCCGTCCTTATATATATTTTTTCCTTGCGATCTGCATTCGCTGTCTGCACACGGCGAATTGAGATGTGCTGAATGTCACAACTAATTGACCTTCAATTTTATCGGATAATTTTTTGATTAATCCATTATTTAGTTGACATTGTTTTACATTTCATAATAAGGAATGATCACGCAGTTCATATGGAGCTGACTCCCTTGCTGAAGGCACTTTAAATACTGAGCTCTCGTTTATTAAGGCTTAACGGTCGATATTTGAAGGGGGGTGAAGTTGCCTTGAAAAATGCAAATACAGTGCTGGAAGGTACTCTGGAAAGGGATTTTCTATTTCTACTGCTGGAAATACTTTATTCATTAGGTTTTTTGAGTTCAGTGCTGAAAGCGCGTTAGCTCCTGTAGGTCATGTTTTTTCGAGTTTTTGGGGAAAACGGCTGATTTTTTGCGAAAAATCGTATGTCATAGTTCGTCCGGATTTGCTTGAAATGCAGGGCAAATTCAGGTTGGCCAACCTTCTTCTCCGCATATAGCTGGGTGCAGGGATTCCCCCCCGAATCTCAAACTTCACATTGAAATAGGATGGACCATGACGAGAAAAATGAAACCAGTAGCCAATGCCGTTGGAAAAATGTTCGACGATGGCGGTCTAGAACCCTGCTCGCAACCTGTCGATAAAAATGCATTGATGGGAGATTTGATCAAGTTGATCAAGAAATATGTCGTGATCTCAGACCAAGCTGCTCTGGCAGTGTCGTTGTGGATCATTCTCAGTTGGAGCTATAAGGAATTCACACGCTGCCCGCTTCTCCTGATCAACGCACCGGAACGAGAGTGCGGCAAAACTCAGTTGTTGAAGGTTGTAGAGAAGTTGGTGTGTCGTCCCTTTGAAACAGCCAATATCACGTTGGCAGCTCTTTTCAGAATGATCTCAAACCATGGCCCGACCTTGCTGATCGATGAAGCCGATACGTTTGTGGCTGGCAAAGATGAGCTGATCGGCGTCGTGAACAAAGGCTATGAATTTGGCGGGTATGTCGTGCGCGTGGAGAACATCAATGATGAGATGCTCGAGTGCGCGTTCTTTGTCTATGGCCCTAAAGCCTTGGCAGGGATTGCTCTTGAGCGGCATCTGCCCGACGCGACCATGAGCCGGGGCATCCAGGTGCCCATGAGGCGTAAGACGAAGGATGACCACATCGAGCGGCTGCGAACCATTGATCCAGAGGCCATCAAGAATCTTCAATCACGCATCCTGCGGTTCGTTATGGATCACAAAGAAGTCTTGAGCAAGGGCTGGGACAAGCTGCCTGAGCAGCTCGGTGACCGCCAGCAGGACAACTGGGAGCCATTGCTCGCAATCGCCCATTGCATGGGGCTTGATTGGTACGACAAGACGGTCGAGGCGGCGCTTGCTATCTGCGTCGAAACGAGTCCTCCGAAGTCTGCCGCCAACCAATTGCTGGAGGATATTCGTGAGGTGTTGAGCGACTATAAGAAGGGCCCGTACATTCCAACGGCAACGTTGTTGGCAAAGCTGCTTGAACACCCCGATATGGATTGGGACAAGTACAACCGTGGGAGCTCCATGTCATCGCGGCAATTGGCCCGCAACTTGAGCGGCTATGGGGTCAAGCCCAAGACCGTGCGCATGAGTGCAAAGGAAACCCCCAAGGGCTATGAGGTGCGTGATTTCCAGGATGCCTTTGATCGCTATCT
This genomic stretch from Diaphorobacter sp. HDW4B harbors:
- a CDS encoding DUF4177 domain-containing protein, whose product is MEYEYKVIDVADGAISSLLLGEGRIETEVLEAYINAMASEGWRLVFMEKVMQRHLVVADRETLMVTFERRVPESERAARAARCIDDVIHAEDVAKRRGRGAAIGAAGVVVGSAVAGSVLNNLLSEE
- a CDS encoding helix-turn-helix domain-containing protein, with protein sequence MVKKKATSKPLAELLGVRIAELRKSRQWTQAQLAERIEVEPETISRFERGATVPSLHTLEKLAQVLRASIGELLVESSTAPDDQATRISAWLSDLTPNDRALVTDVVKRLCDRLR
- a CDS encoding DUF3631 domain-containing protein; this encodes MKPVANAVGKMFDDGGLEPCSQPVDKNALMGDLIKLIKKYVVISDQAALAVSLWIILSWSYKEFTRCPLLLINAPERECGKTQLLKVVEKLVCRPFETANITLAALFRMISNHGPTLLIDEADTFVAGKDELIGVVNKGYEFGGYVVRVENINDEMLECAFFVYGPKALAGIALERHLPDATMSRGIQVPMRRKTKDDHIERLRTIDPEAIKNLQSRILRFVMDHKEVLSKGWDKLPEQLGDRQQDNWEPLLAIAHCMGLDWYDKTVEAALAICVETSPPKSAANQLLEDIREVLSDYKKGPYIPTATLLAKLLEHPDMDWDKYNRGSSMSSRQLARNLSGYGVKPKTVRMSAKETPKGYEVRDFQDAFDRYLPETVFDPDAPEHAGPGFQPVGMSTATYSIPAL